One genomic region from Prunus persica cultivar Lovell chromosome G3, Prunus_persica_NCBIv2, whole genome shotgun sequence encodes:
- the LOC18783134 gene encoding uncharacterized protein LOC18783134 isoform X1, giving the protein MFEKHLKSLTSRWQPTSPHLHRRPTSSFSLFFFFHHLSSLNLPSSTKPLSLSLSLSLSLSLSPKPCKMFTEGLDENAIKWIKQGSEAELVEQQQQQQQTPQAIRSPLSEKLTLEPYPKSPLRFSSNSGSHVLPPLKFHAGLLAPQSLVASCLSSDTDNEYDDNESVASVSDDGSAANYFDEETKPMEQYYEEEEMFGYKNKSSTGLNRGLLKEGLRIELPGNCRRFTDGEVGFKNRCAPKTSTPCAGNQLLKRAQLRNFNQGTTPSGDECSMLRDSADLGTPSAPPIFEIARDEKGFEVESQGQEACQGLTESNGAENWTCPSRGSMGFDGSVDALADLDTSSFKASELGDRANKSIDGETETRIPSLQASQLDHSAYYNTSGQYAWQTLIAHEACIRLCLQAWARGCTEAPEFLRDECLALRNAFGLNTFLLQPRGVQPVEAKTSRNADQIFPPKAKKVVGKIRVEVRKLRVIPRRKLKSTYSQRGAMYIQAGAEYVRHVSSLVKTGISSLKSASLSVTTEECAETLSCIFQLSSATEDTEVESSSAIFLRPGSGDYHVFFPDSQVDALMVEVQDTKKSVQGRTTIPISSLTDTTNDKVRWWPLYHDDQECIGKIQLNIGSTITNDEANHIKSGPVAETLAYDLLLEAAMRAQNFHSRNLWLSGPWKWLLTEFADYYEVSKSYTKLRYLSHVMNVATPTKDCLELVNELLVPILKAKSEKCLTRQEKSILLDCETQIESLLANVFENYKSLDEGSTTGFAVLFGPTPESAAPALAPAVQVYILLHDILTLDAQTMLRNYLQTAAKKRYRKHTLETDEFVSTNSEGFLMDSISISTAYLKMKNLCINIQREIQADIKIHNQHVLPSSIDLSNIAAAIYSTELCNRLRAFLAALPPSGPQPHVNELLIAIAEFERNLESWNISPVQGGVDSKNLFHNYIMVWVQDMQLNLLELCKAEKVPWSGVSTNHSTSPFAEEMYENIRETLIQYEVVLNRWPQYSLILEQAVANIERAIIKALEKQYNDILTPLKDGIQKRLNMQVQKLTRRQSMAIYAVPNQLGIFLNTLKRILDVLHCKVEDILKPWASYLPDMGDNKKSLFGEQMNGITVLLRTKYKNYLQATVGKLISNVQANRNTRLKRILEETKEEDGEAEVRERMHALSSQLVDSISNLHEVFTSKIFIAICRGFWDRMGQIVLKFLEGRKENRVWYNGSYYALGILDDTFASQMQRLQGNALQEKDLEPPRSVIEARSILCRDTENATDASTYFYV; this is encoded by the exons ATGTttgaaaaacatttaaaaagtcTAACTAGCCGTTGGCAGCCGACATCCCCACATCTGCACCGCCGACCTACGAGCtcgttctctctcttcttcttcttccaccaTCTCAGCTCTCTCAACCTTCCTTCTTCAAcaaagcctctctctctctctctctctctctctctctctctctctctctccccaaaaCCCTGCAAAATGTTCACCGAAGGCCTCGACGAAAATGCAATCAAGTGGATCAAACAG GGATCAGAGGCTGAGCTAGTTgaacaacaacagcaacaacaacaaacacCACAAGCTATTCGATCGCCTCTCTCAGAGAAACTCACTTTGGAACCGTACCCAAAATCGCCTCTGCGCTTCAGCTCCAACAGTGGAAGCCATGTTCTGCCTCCACTCAAGTTCCACGCTGGCCTCCTCGCACCTCAAAGCTTGGTAGCTTCTTGTCTAAGCAGCGACACTGATAATGAATATGATGATAACGAGAGTGTAGCTTCAGTTTCTGATGATGGTTCAGCTGCCAATTACTTCGATGAAGAGACAAAACCGATGGAGCAGTactatgaagaagaagagatgtTTGGTTACAAGAACAAGTCTAGCACAGGGTTGAATAGAGGGTTGTTGAAGGAGGGTCTGAGGATTGAATTGCCTGGAAATTGCAGGAGATTTACGGATGGTGAGGTGGGTTTCAAGAATAGATGTGCCCCGAAGACTTCGACACCATGTGCTGGCAATCAGCTTCTGAAAAGGGCTCAACTTCGTAATTTCAAT CAGGGTACTACCCCAAGTGGTGATGAATGTAGTATGCTCAGAGATTCAGCAGACTTGGGAACTCCAAGTGCGCCTCCCATTTTTGAAATTGCAAGGGACGAGAAGGGCTTTGAGGTTGAGAGTCAAGGTCAAGAAGCTTGTCAAGGGTTGACAGAGAGCAATGGAGCAGAAAATTGGACTTGCCCATCAAGGGGATCAATGGGTTTTGATGGGAGTGTAGACGCTTTAGCAGATTTGGATACTAGTTCTTTCAAAGCTTCTGAACTTGGTGACAG AGCCAACAAAAGCATAGATGGAGAGACAGAAACAAGAATCCCTTCTTTGCAAGCCAGCCAATTAGACCATTCAGCTTATTATAATACCAG TGGCCAATATGCCTGGCAAACCTTGATCGCACATGAGGCATGTATACGCTTATGCCTACAAGCATGGGCAAGAGGCTGCACTGAGGCACCCGAATTTCTACGAGATGAGTGCCTGGCTCTTCGGAATGCCTTTGG GCTAAACACATTTTTGTTGCAACCCCGGGGTGTACAACCAGTAGAAGCAAAGACGAGTAGGAATGCAGACCAAATTTTTCCTCCTAAGGCAAAGAAGGtggttggaaagataagaGTTGAAG TGAGGAAACTTCGAGTAATACCAAGAAGGAAACTGAAGAGCACATATTCACAGAGAGGTGCAATGTACATACAAGCAGGGGCAGAATATGTCCGACATGTTTCATCACTAGTAAAAACTGGCATAAGTTCTTTAAAGTCGGCGTCATTATCAGTTACAACAGAAG AGTGTGCAGAGACACTTTCCTGCATATTCCAACTTAGTAGTGCCACTGAAGACACTGAAGTAGAGTCAAGTTCAGCAATTTTCTTGCGCCCCGGAAGTGGTGATTACCATGTGTT TTTCCCAGATAGTCAAGTGGATGCCCTGATGGTGGAAGTTCAAGACACGAAAAAATCAGTCCAAGGTCGAACCACAATTCCTATTTCATCCTTGACTGATACCACA AATGATAAAGTTCGGTGGTGGCCTTTATACCATGATGATCAAGAATGCATTGGGAAGATTCAGCTCAATATTGGTAGTACGATCACAAATGACGAAGCTAATCATATAAAG AGTGGACCAGTTGCAGAGACTCTAGCCTATGATTTGTTGCTGGAGGCTGCTATGCGGGCACAAAACTTTCATTCCCGGAACTTATGGTTAAGTGGACCTTGGAAGTGGTTGTTGACCGAATTTGCAGACTACTATGAAGTTTCCAAGTCATACACAAAGTTGAG ATATCTTTCACATGTCATGAATGTGGCAACTCCGACAAAGGATTGCTTGGAGCTTGTGAATGAATTACTTGTACCTATACTAAAGGCCAAGAGTGAAAAATGTTTGACGAGGCAGGAG AAAAGTATATTGTTAGATTGTGAAACACAAATTGAAAGTCTTTTAGCAAATGTTTTTGAAAACTACAAATCATTAGATGAAGGCTCTACTACAGGGTTCGCAGTCTTGTTTGGTCCAACTCCAGAGTCTGCAGCGCCAGCTCTAGCTCCTGCTGTACAGGTCTACATTCTCCTTCATGATATCCTCACGCTAGATGCCCAAACTATGCTGCGCAACTATTTGCAG ACAGCGGCAAAAAAGAGGTACCGGAAACACACGCTGGAGACTGATGAGTTTGTGTCAACAAACTCTGAAGGTTTCCTTATGGACTCCATATCCATCTCAACAgcatatttgaaaatgaagaatttgtgtataaatatacAAAGGGAAATTCAGGCAGACATCAAGATCCACAATCAGCATGTACTCCCCAG TTCAATTGACCTCTCGAATATAGCTGCTGCTATTTACAGCACTGAGTTGTGCAACAGGCTTCGAGCTTTCCTTGCTGCCTTGCCTCCATCTGGTCCACAGCCACATGTAAATGAGCTTTTAATTGCAATTGCTGAATTTGAAAGGAACCTTGAATCATGGAATATCAG TCCGGTGCAGGGAGGCGTAGACTCAAAGAATCTGTTTCACAATTATATAATGGTCTGGGTACAGGATATGCAACTTAACTTACTTGAACTTTGCAAGGCAGAAAAG GTGCCATGGTCTGGGGTGTCAACAAATCATTCCACCTCACCATTTGCTGAGGAAATGTATGAGAACATTAGAGAGACCCTTATACAATATGAAGTGGTACTCAATCGATGGCCCCAATACTCATTGATTTTGGAACAG GCTGTTGCCAATATCGAAAGAGCAATCATAAAAGCACTGGAGAAGCAATATAATGATATCTTGACTCCATTGAAAGATGGTATCCAAAAGAGGCTCAATATGCAGGTCCAGAAGCTGACAAGACGACAATCAATGGCAATCTACGCTGTTCCTAATCAA ctcggaatttttttaaacaccCTGAAGAGAATTCTCGATGTCCTTCATTGTAAAGTAGAAGACATCTTAAAGCCCTGGGCTTCCTATCTTCCTGACATGGGAGATAACAAGAAGTCGTTGTTCGGGGAGCAGATGAATGGAATCACTGTCCTCTTGAggacaaaatacaaaaattaccTGCAGGCAACAGTAGGGAAGCTCATTAGCAAT GTGCAAGCTAACCGTAACACAAGGCTCAAAAGGATTCTAGAGGAaacaaaggaagaagatggagagGCTGAGGTCCGTGAAAGAATGCATGCACTGAGTTCACAGCTAGTAGACTCCATCTCCAACTTGCATGAGGTTTTTAcaagtaaaatatttattgcaatttGTCGTGGATTCTGGGATAGAATGGGACAG ATCGTTTTGAAATTCCTTGAAGGCAGGAAGGAAAACCGAGTCTGGTATAACGGATCTTATTATGCTCTTGGG ATATTGGACGACACCTTTGCTTCCCAAATGCAGCGATTACAAGGCAATGCTCTGCAAGAGAAAGATCTTGAGCCCCCTCGTTCAGTGATTGAAGCCCGATCAATTCTTTGCAGGGATACAGAAAATGCTACAGATGCATCTACCTACTTCTATGTTTAG
- the LOC18783134 gene encoding uncharacterized protein LOC18783134 isoform X3, whose product MFEKHLKSLTSRWQPTSPHLHRRPTSSFSLFFFFHHLSSLNLPSSTKPLSLSLSLSLSLSLSPKPCKMFTEGLDENAIKWIKQGSEAELVEQQQQQQQTPQAIRSPLSEKLTLEPYPKSPLRFSSNSGSHVLPPLKFHAGLLAPQSLVASCLSSDTDNEYDDNESVASVSDDGSAANYFDEETKPMEQYYEEEEMFGYKNKSSTGLNRGLLKEGLRIELPGNCRRFTDGEVGFKNRCAPKTSTPCAGNQLLKRAQLRNFNQGTTPSGDECSMLRDSADLGTPSAPPIFEIARDEKGFEVESQGQEACQGLTESNGAENWTCPSRGSMGFDGSVDALADLDTSSFKASELGDRANKSIDGETETRIPSLQASQLDHSAYYNTSGQYAWQTLIAHEACIRLCLQAWARGCTEAPEFLRDECLALRNAFGLNTFLLQPRGVQPVEAKTSRNADQIFPPKAKKVVGKIRVEVRKLRVIPRRKLKSTYSQRGAMYIQAGAEYVRHVSSLVKTGISSLKSASLSVTTEETLSCIFQLSSATEDTEVESSSAIFLRPGSGDYHVFFPDSQVDALMVEVQDTKKSVQGRTTIPISSLTDTTNDKVRWWPLYHDDQECIGKIQLNIGSTITNDEANHIKSGPVAETLAYDLLLEAAMRAQNFHSRNLWLSGPWKWLLTEFADYYEVSKSYTKLRYLSHVMNVATPTKDCLELVNELLVPILKAKSEKCLTRQEKSILLDCETQIESLLANVFENYKSLDEGSTTGFAVLFGPTPESAAPALAPAVQVYILLHDILTLDAQTMLRNYLQTAAKKRYRKHTLETDEFVSTNSEGFLMDSISISTAYLKMKNLCINIQREIQADIKIHNQHVLPSSIDLSNIAAAIYSTELCNRLRAFLAALPPSGPQPHVNELLIAIAEFERNLESWNISPVQGGVDSKNLFHNYIMVWVQDMQLNLLELCKAEKVPWSGVSTNHSTSPFAEEMYENIRETLIQYEVVLNRWPQYSLILEQAVANIERAIIKALEKQYNDILTPLKDGIQKRLNMQVQKLTRRQSMAIYAVPNQLGIFLNTLKRILDVLHCKVEDILKPWASYLPDMGDNKKSLFGEQMNGITVLLRTKYKNYLQATVGKLISNVQANRNTRLKRILEETKEEDGEAEVRERMHALSSQLVDSISNLHEVFTSKIFIAICRGFWDRMGQIVLKFLEGRKENRVWYNGSYYALGILDDTFASQMQRLQGNALQEKDLEPPRSVIEARSILCRDTENATDASTYFYV is encoded by the exons ATGTttgaaaaacatttaaaaagtcTAACTAGCCGTTGGCAGCCGACATCCCCACATCTGCACCGCCGACCTACGAGCtcgttctctctcttcttcttcttccaccaTCTCAGCTCTCTCAACCTTCCTTCTTCAAcaaagcctctctctctctctctctctctctctctctctctctctctctccccaaaaCCCTGCAAAATGTTCACCGAAGGCCTCGACGAAAATGCAATCAAGTGGATCAAACAG GGATCAGAGGCTGAGCTAGTTgaacaacaacagcaacaacaacaaacacCACAAGCTATTCGATCGCCTCTCTCAGAGAAACTCACTTTGGAACCGTACCCAAAATCGCCTCTGCGCTTCAGCTCCAACAGTGGAAGCCATGTTCTGCCTCCACTCAAGTTCCACGCTGGCCTCCTCGCACCTCAAAGCTTGGTAGCTTCTTGTCTAAGCAGCGACACTGATAATGAATATGATGATAACGAGAGTGTAGCTTCAGTTTCTGATGATGGTTCAGCTGCCAATTACTTCGATGAAGAGACAAAACCGATGGAGCAGTactatgaagaagaagagatgtTTGGTTACAAGAACAAGTCTAGCACAGGGTTGAATAGAGGGTTGTTGAAGGAGGGTCTGAGGATTGAATTGCCTGGAAATTGCAGGAGATTTACGGATGGTGAGGTGGGTTTCAAGAATAGATGTGCCCCGAAGACTTCGACACCATGTGCTGGCAATCAGCTTCTGAAAAGGGCTCAACTTCGTAATTTCAAT CAGGGTACTACCCCAAGTGGTGATGAATGTAGTATGCTCAGAGATTCAGCAGACTTGGGAACTCCAAGTGCGCCTCCCATTTTTGAAATTGCAAGGGACGAGAAGGGCTTTGAGGTTGAGAGTCAAGGTCAAGAAGCTTGTCAAGGGTTGACAGAGAGCAATGGAGCAGAAAATTGGACTTGCCCATCAAGGGGATCAATGGGTTTTGATGGGAGTGTAGACGCTTTAGCAGATTTGGATACTAGTTCTTTCAAAGCTTCTGAACTTGGTGACAG AGCCAACAAAAGCATAGATGGAGAGACAGAAACAAGAATCCCTTCTTTGCAAGCCAGCCAATTAGACCATTCAGCTTATTATAATACCAG TGGCCAATATGCCTGGCAAACCTTGATCGCACATGAGGCATGTATACGCTTATGCCTACAAGCATGGGCAAGAGGCTGCACTGAGGCACCCGAATTTCTACGAGATGAGTGCCTGGCTCTTCGGAATGCCTTTGG GCTAAACACATTTTTGTTGCAACCCCGGGGTGTACAACCAGTAGAAGCAAAGACGAGTAGGAATGCAGACCAAATTTTTCCTCCTAAGGCAAAGAAGGtggttggaaagataagaGTTGAAG TGAGGAAACTTCGAGTAATACCAAGAAGGAAACTGAAGAGCACATATTCACAGAGAGGTGCAATGTACATACAAGCAGGGGCAGAATATGTCCGACATGTTTCATCACTAGTAAAAACTGGCATAAGTTCTTTAAAGTCGGCGTCATTATCAGTTACAACAGAAG AGACACTTTCCTGCATATTCCAACTTAGTAGTGCCACTGAAGACACTGAAGTAGAGTCAAGTTCAGCAATTTTCTTGCGCCCCGGAAGTGGTGATTACCATGTGTT TTTCCCAGATAGTCAAGTGGATGCCCTGATGGTGGAAGTTCAAGACACGAAAAAATCAGTCCAAGGTCGAACCACAATTCCTATTTCATCCTTGACTGATACCACA AATGATAAAGTTCGGTGGTGGCCTTTATACCATGATGATCAAGAATGCATTGGGAAGATTCAGCTCAATATTGGTAGTACGATCACAAATGACGAAGCTAATCATATAAAG AGTGGACCAGTTGCAGAGACTCTAGCCTATGATTTGTTGCTGGAGGCTGCTATGCGGGCACAAAACTTTCATTCCCGGAACTTATGGTTAAGTGGACCTTGGAAGTGGTTGTTGACCGAATTTGCAGACTACTATGAAGTTTCCAAGTCATACACAAAGTTGAG ATATCTTTCACATGTCATGAATGTGGCAACTCCGACAAAGGATTGCTTGGAGCTTGTGAATGAATTACTTGTACCTATACTAAAGGCCAAGAGTGAAAAATGTTTGACGAGGCAGGAG AAAAGTATATTGTTAGATTGTGAAACACAAATTGAAAGTCTTTTAGCAAATGTTTTTGAAAACTACAAATCATTAGATGAAGGCTCTACTACAGGGTTCGCAGTCTTGTTTGGTCCAACTCCAGAGTCTGCAGCGCCAGCTCTAGCTCCTGCTGTACAGGTCTACATTCTCCTTCATGATATCCTCACGCTAGATGCCCAAACTATGCTGCGCAACTATTTGCAG ACAGCGGCAAAAAAGAGGTACCGGAAACACACGCTGGAGACTGATGAGTTTGTGTCAACAAACTCTGAAGGTTTCCTTATGGACTCCATATCCATCTCAACAgcatatttgaaaatgaagaatttgtgtataaatatacAAAGGGAAATTCAGGCAGACATCAAGATCCACAATCAGCATGTACTCCCCAG TTCAATTGACCTCTCGAATATAGCTGCTGCTATTTACAGCACTGAGTTGTGCAACAGGCTTCGAGCTTTCCTTGCTGCCTTGCCTCCATCTGGTCCACAGCCACATGTAAATGAGCTTTTAATTGCAATTGCTGAATTTGAAAGGAACCTTGAATCATGGAATATCAG TCCGGTGCAGGGAGGCGTAGACTCAAAGAATCTGTTTCACAATTATATAATGGTCTGGGTACAGGATATGCAACTTAACTTACTTGAACTTTGCAAGGCAGAAAAG GTGCCATGGTCTGGGGTGTCAACAAATCATTCCACCTCACCATTTGCTGAGGAAATGTATGAGAACATTAGAGAGACCCTTATACAATATGAAGTGGTACTCAATCGATGGCCCCAATACTCATTGATTTTGGAACAG GCTGTTGCCAATATCGAAAGAGCAATCATAAAAGCACTGGAGAAGCAATATAATGATATCTTGACTCCATTGAAAGATGGTATCCAAAAGAGGCTCAATATGCAGGTCCAGAAGCTGACAAGACGACAATCAATGGCAATCTACGCTGTTCCTAATCAA ctcggaatttttttaaacaccCTGAAGAGAATTCTCGATGTCCTTCATTGTAAAGTAGAAGACATCTTAAAGCCCTGGGCTTCCTATCTTCCTGACATGGGAGATAACAAGAAGTCGTTGTTCGGGGAGCAGATGAATGGAATCACTGTCCTCTTGAggacaaaatacaaaaattaccTGCAGGCAACAGTAGGGAAGCTCATTAGCAAT GTGCAAGCTAACCGTAACACAAGGCTCAAAAGGATTCTAGAGGAaacaaaggaagaagatggagagGCTGAGGTCCGTGAAAGAATGCATGCACTGAGTTCACAGCTAGTAGACTCCATCTCCAACTTGCATGAGGTTTTTAcaagtaaaatatttattgcaatttGTCGTGGATTCTGGGATAGAATGGGACAG ATCGTTTTGAAATTCCTTGAAGGCAGGAAGGAAAACCGAGTCTGGTATAACGGATCTTATTATGCTCTTGGG ATATTGGACGACACCTTTGCTTCCCAAATGCAGCGATTACAAGGCAATGCTCTGCAAGAGAAAGATCTTGAGCCCCCTCGTTCAGTGATTGAAGCCCGATCAATTCTTTGCAGGGATACAGAAAATGCTACAGATGCATCTACCTACTTCTATGTTTAG